Proteins from one Cryptomeria japonica chromosome 4, Sugi_1.0, whole genome shotgun sequence genomic window:
- the LOC131041769 gene encoding transcription factor bHLH93 isoform X2: MSSPSVQTLCAHSAFAAYVKAGPIAAFESSTGGHILHKRCFRFLISIQEKKGRAAQISGLNASASDYNNQHQKARTDSAFEHLIAERNRRTRLKVHFSNLYSLLPKKSKRDKYSILANTTSYLKELKLRVIQLEQQNQNLLKLVSKSFPKAEGSKKDSNGL, from the exons ATGTCCTCGCCCTCTGTCCAAACCCTGTGTGCACACAGTGCCTTCGCTGCATATGTAAAAGCTGGTCCAATCGCCGCTTTTGAATCTTCTACTGGTGGTCACATCTTGCATAAGAGGTGTTTTAGGTTTCTGATCTCAATCCAGGAGAAAAAAGGCAGAGCAGCGCAGATATCAGGTTTAAATGCTTCTGCGAGCGATTATAATAATCAACATCAGAAAGCAAGAACTGATTCGGCCTTTGAGCATTTGATAGCCGAGCGGAACAGGAGAACCAGATTGAAAGTGCATTTCTCAAATCTTTATTCTCTTCTACCTAAAAAATCCAAG AGAGATAAATATTCAATTTTGGCAAATACAACAAGCTATTTGAAGGAATTGAAGCTTCGTGTTATTCAGTTGGAACAGCAAAATCAAAATTTGTTGAAACTTGTTTCGAAAAGTTTTCCAAAAGCTGAAGGAAGTAAGAAAGATTCTAATGGATTATGA